A single region of the Mercenaria mercenaria strain notata chromosome 6, MADL_Memer_1, whole genome shotgun sequence genome encodes:
- the LOC123549137 gene encoding uncharacterized protein LOC123549137 yields the protein MGACVAITSAFISEHCLPFSIAKDLLSLAKRLSEDRLALEKAALSKTSATYITTHGIAKSFKEEVKLKIKGQMVSLNLDEATSNSNDKVLNVIIQYFDREENKIELRHLGTRTQNKSSAKDILDSVESILMEYEIQWNQILSVMMDNCSTMRGARGGVETLIWKNPYLQDISGDSVHMLNNVAKALLSNVDDSVQMFCSDLFYDIEEFPKVKHLFQEVQELLNITATKHLIRPISSRFLQIKDVMTRVLSLLDSLTVYYYSFLSEEEKTKYRSVISQIFSNHQVSDEAQASVILLQISQEKQQKSVTSTERKDRILDYLFSRRNETETKLHLFRGLLDTFSEYIQVVRETLNSHSPQQDG from the exons ATGGGTGCCTGTGTTGCCATAACTTCAGCATTTATTAGTGAACATTGCTTACCATTCAGCATTGCAAAAGATCTTCTTAGCCTTGCTAAAAGACTTAGTGAAGACAGGCTGGCATTAGAGAAGGCAGCACTGTCTAAAACAAGTGCTACATACATAACTACCCATGGCATTGCAAAAAGCTTCAAAGAGGaggtaaaattgaaaatcaaAGGACAAATGGTCTCATTGAATTTAGATGAAGCCACAAGTAACAGCAATGATAAGGTGTTGAATGTGATTATTCAGTATTTTGATCGTGAAGAAAATAAGATAGAGTTAAGGCACCTTGGCACGAGAACACAGAACAAGTCTTCAGCTAAAGACATTCTTGATTCAGTGGAAAGTATCCTCATGGAATATGAAATTCAGTGGAACCAAATTCTAAGTGTCATGATGGACAACTGTAGCACTATGCGTGGTGCAAGAGGTGGTGTGGAAACACTGATCTGGAAGAACCCATATCTGCAGGACATTAGTGgagacagtgtgcacatgttgaACAATGTGGCAAAGGCCCTGTTAAGCAATGTAGATGACAGTGTGCAGATGTTCTGCTCAGATTTGTTTTATGACATTGAGGAATTCCCTAAGGTGAAACATCTCTTTCAGGAAGTCCAAGAACTCCTGAACATCACTGCAACTAAACACCTGATCCGTCCTATTTCAAGTCGATTTCTACAAATAAAAGATGTGATGACAAGGGTTTTATCCTTGCTGGATTCCCTGACAGTATACTACTACAGTTTCCTGTCAGAGGAGGAGAAAACTAAATACAG GTCAGTCATCAGTCAGATATTCAGTAACCATCAAGTCTCTGATGAAGCACAGGCATCAGTAATTCTGCTTCAGATATCacaggaaaaacaacagaaatctgTAACAAGCACAGAGAGAAAAGACAGAATCCTGGACTATCTGTTCTCTAGAAGGAATGAAACTGAGACAAAGTTACATTTGTTCAGAGGTTTGCTGGATACATTCAGTGAATACATCCAAGTTGTCAGAGAAACCCTTAATTCACACTCTCCACAGCAGGATGGTTGA